The DNA window tggtgagaaagttgactcaaCTAGTTATAGAAAAGTTGATTGGTTCCTTAATCTATCTCCACACAAGACCGAATATCACACATTCGGTAAGCTTGCTTTCTAGATTTTTGAATGAGCCAAGTCAAATTCATTTTGCAACTGCAAAAAGAATCCTTAGATATCTTAAAGGCACAAAAATTCAAGGCATTGAATTTAAAAAGGAAAGTGAATGTAAGCTGGTTGGGTATACAAATAGTGATTGGGTAGACTCGATTGATGATCGAAAAAGTACCTCTAGTTATATCTTTTGTCTTGGATCAAATGTAATATCATGGAGCTCAAGAAAACAGAAATATGTGGCATTGTCATCAGCCGAAACAGAGTATATAGCATGTAATGATGCAGCTTGTGAAGTTGTTTGGCttcaaagaattttaaagtACATGAAGTTTGAGCAATGTGAGCCGATAATTATTCATTGTGACAATATGTCAGTTATTGCAATGACAAAGAATCCCGTTTTTCATTCTCGGTCCAAACATATTGAACTACGACATCATTTTATTCAAGATTTGGTTACTCAAGAAGTAATTTCCATGAAGTTTATCAAGACGGAGGATCAACCAGCAGATATCATGACCAAAGCCGTCTCGATTGACAAGTTCGACAAATTCAATAAGAAACTCAAGATTACTAATTAAGAGGggatgttaaaaataataaataactaataatctTGGAAAACATTAAATGTGATGATAAATCTCAAAAGTTGAAGATGAAGCTCAAGAGATGCATTGTTTAATATCAAGAATTGTATTTACTTTGAGTTCTAGATCCTTCTATCTTATCCTTTAATTGATGATCActcattaatttttcaatatcaaATTAAGTGAGCCATAGCTACTTAAGAtttctatcaataaaatattagtttcttatttataatatttttccgCACCAAAAACAACATGGATGAGAAGGAGTTTCAACACGATACGATTGAATGTTTGACACTTACCTGAGTCGAATACAACTGTTTAGGCACGATGTCCAACTTTAGTCATGTCCGACCCCACTCTCTCCATGGCAACACCTCTTGTCACAACTAATATTGCTTCTCAAGCCTCTGTCCCCGACCAAATTTTACACAATGATGCGGTTTGTAAAAGGACCCAACTCAAGTTGGGTTGATTCCATTTCATAATGGTTTGTGGCATCATTTGAATAAGTTCTTTGAATTTTGTGATCTCATGCATTTCTTTGTGGAAGATCTATAACTAACACAGGAATTATGCTTAGGTTTGTAAtatgtagttttttttatttcaatcttttatatttatatagacaAAACTAGAAAtgctattaataaataagtacaCCTTAATTTGTTCTAGGTTTGTGTTATCTTCATCTAGACCTGCTAGGCCTTAAAATTTGCTTAAATAAGGCCATTTTTGGAACATTCCAGTGCTCTACGTGCCTGAAAGTGACATGAGCAAAAGCTTATTAAAATGAAGAACTAAcaataaatcatcaaaattatatttagctGTCAAAGGATGATACCTGGAAACCTTCCCAGATCGGGTATCAAAGAAATACTCTGTAAATCCAGTTGCTATCAATGAACAGAGCAGTCAATGTGTtaaattcctaaaaaaaaaagaagtataaactgaaaatgaaaatatattatttaaatttttatttcaaacaaaattacactatctcttttatatatgagtttaataaaaataactaagtatttaaactaattaaccgtctattaagaatttattaaattattttagttatttttacaCAATATCACTATACATCAAACATGCAAAAGACATGGTTTGGAAACTCCTATTTTCTAGGATGCAACTCAAAATGCAACACCTTAATAATGTCAAAAAGACCTTATTTTAATAAggtgttattttaataagatCTAAAAAGATGTCACTTAATTTAAACGGTAAACTAAAACTGATGTTTAACCCTAATCCAACATAGCTCATCTCCTTTCAATTAACTCATTTCCTTCCAATCAGCTTCATCCCCGCGCCTCATAATTTTTCGATGCAACCAAGCTCCTCGTCGCTGATTGAGAAACATGAAGATGAAGCTACCTGTTGCGCATTCAGCGACGTTAGCTGACAGTTGACGGTGGCAGGTAATCTTCTTTATCTTCCTCTTAATGATTGAGATCGCTAGTTTCTTGGcccaagaaaaaaattagaaaaattagaaGTAAAATGTTGTTGTCAATTATTGCTAATATTTCATAATCTGTATTTCCAATTTCCTTGATGATTGATGTTAACGTAATCTTTGAGAGAGATAAGATTAGGTTAATTAGGATTACACGTTAACAATTAGGGCCTAACCTAGATAGAGAGATATTGATTTGATGACATTCAAACAACTTGAAAAATCTAATTGATTGATGAGTCATGTGTATAATCTTTGATTGATTATATTGGAATAATTCGTTTAAACAATAGTTAGAAGTGATAGATTAGAAGACAAACTAACttagtcatttttttttctaaaccaACGACAACTTGTAAATTCACCTTTCATGATTTACGACTTTGATTAAGAATTCTGAAAGTAATACGAgaatcttaattaattgttaaacTAGAATTTTGATTCTAATTTCTTCAATTAAGCATTCACTCATTGTCATATAGGAATCACTATAAACTATTCAAATTATGTCCTCAAAGTAGGCCTAtgattcactttttttttctacaaGGAAACAGTTTCtgtattatttctttttaaaaggtaaatgttaatacaaattaactttggccatattattattttttattttttacaaagtGATTGTGCCAGTTTctttatttatctataataaactatttattaagccaattattatagttttatatGAATATCTTGTGTAATGTAAATTCATGCTAGTAATTAAAAATAGACATTTATCCAGTAAATTTATCATATACAGATATACTAACATATGACTTTAACTATTCAAAAGATTAACATTGTTATTGGAATTTAATGACTttccattatatatttatttccttgaaaaattatcaatgcattataattaataaaaaataattgtttaatatagcgataaaacataatataaggaaaaatatatgtattcacatttaagataaataaaactcATTGAGAAATTATACATTGTTTCTCTCAATTCTAGTACACTAATTGATAAAcaatttatcaattttgttGATATCCATTACAAAATAAACTACACTTGTGACATATTTGAGTTATAGTTAatccaatttataaaaaatatactattttgAATTCTagttaattcaatttataaaaaaggaACTAATCTAGTTTGACTTCTAATCTAATCACTTCTAAAGATTATTTATACAAACTATTACAACCATACTACatcaatttttctaaaataaagaATACAATTGGTCAAAAGATTATACACATCTCTCATAAAATCGATTAGACTTTTCCAATTGTATTTATGTATGTCATCAAATCAATCTCTCTATCTATGTTAGGCCATAATTGCTAACTTGTAATCCTAATTAACTTAATCCTAATCTTACATGTGAAAAGGATAGAAAATCGCATAGTCTTTTTTAAAGACTACCTTAACATCTATCATCAAGCaaattagaaaaacaaattaaaaaatattaacaaataattgaCAATAACATCttacttatattttttcttttctttttcttggcCAAGAAGTTAGCAGATCTCAGCCATCATAAGAGAAAGATAAAGAAGTTACCTGTCACTGCTAGTTGACTTGCCGGATGAGCAACAGGTAACTTCATCTTCAGGCTTTCTCAATTGGCAACGAAGAGCTTTGCTGCAGCGATGAATTACGAGACGCGGGAATGAAGCTAATGGAAAAGGAGGGAGCTTGACATCGTTTTATACCTTATTAAAATGAGCTTGGTACATTTTAGCTACGAAATAGAAGATCCCAACCCAAAAGACAGTTTACTTAAGACTAAACATATCACATTGCTCaaataagagcttgtttgatatatcATACAtggttttatttcttttgcaaatAAACTAGTGCTTCTTTTTTATATGGTTTAAAGCTagttatttcaaataactcatattCAATCAACAATCTATTTATCAAAcacatcattaattaaaatatcaaaatataatttcttcctctttttttaaaataattcaaacaagctcctagtttctttttctttggGAATTGAtctaaacttaatatataatatttaaaaatgttataaagaagtttaaataaaagtatttttgcATTTTAATCAAGGATTTAAACAATttgatggaaaaaaaaaaattacccgAGAGAATGGGCTTCCATGGGAAGGACAATACACAGCTGAAACGCCAATGTCCAATTCCCTTGTCCTGTTAGCCAATACTTAttgtcaaattaattataactattatCTATTGTTCTATCTTGATGAAAAAATAGATACAAGAATAATTGTTTAAAGCTATTCTATATCAAATACCTCAAAATCTTCCCATTTCATAAGTTTCATATTTGACTTCTCAATGAGAGAGCCAAAATTAGTACAGTTCCTCTTGAAACGTCTGAGCCCACGGAATGATCCTGCTGGATCAGCAAATTCACACTCCTCTTCATATGCATCCAGAGTCAAGTTCCCTATTGAAATTACACATCTAAACATGAACAATAATTGCAATAGAAAGGAGATTTGTTCTGCTTTAGATGATATCATCATTTGGATAAACACTTGTTCACTTAGAGCTTGTCTGATCTCggatttttagaatttttatggGTTGTTTTGAAAAAACCTCCTTTGATTCAAGAAATTGGGTTTCTGCATTGTTCCATCTAGAATGATTCTATTGATTAGATAAATCATGAACAATGAGAAGTCAAAAACTAGTTCCTAGTACGGTTcgattattttatgtttaaaaattaagaattctGATTAATCGTAATTGAGGATAATCAAATAGATGATAATGATTTACCTTAATGAAGGGAAAACAACTCTAAACTTGTATAAATAGGTATAAAGTATTATGAGAATAATACatcaaaatatctatttttaaaattcaacacgtGAATCTTCAACAATAGAAATGGTATCCATGGAAACATGAGCAGCAATGAATGCAATTAAAAGCTCACAAAGTTAGTATATTTGTTAGTGAGCTTAACCTAAGCCCATTAGTCATTAGTTTGTTAaggtttattatatttgttagtataaactataaagaGTTAATATTTACCATCTAAAGGACTTAGGCCATTCTCCCCCTCACCATTATTCTTCTGAATTTCATCTATCTTCTACCCTAAAATATCTACTCATTTACATCCCCCCTTCTTGCAAATTACTTTGTAAGTTGTTCCATTCATGAAAAGTCTCATGCTTATAGGAATCCAAAATGTTCAAAACTAGTTCTCACAGTTCCGAGATTTCTAGTATGAGaatttctttcatatttttccAATCCAAGATGCTAGCAAACAGAATCAAAGagttaatgttaaatttatgcTCATATACTCACAAATATAAATAGACAGATTCTGACTCATGATAACATTCAAACTGATGATCTCCAAGAACTAGTACTACAAAATTGCCACGATCAACTGTATTACATAGTAACCTAGAATTCAAAAACAGAGTATGGAAAAGAATATCCATAACTCGCGAGATTTGGACATTCATAAGCTTACACATCAGATAAGTTCAACAAGTTTGGATTGTCAAGTATAAAGCATTATTAAGTGGACAATTGATGTAAGAGCATATCTCAAGCTATCATTAATTTAACATGTATATACACAGATATGAATAATGAAAACACACAGTACGATACATAAATTAGGGAATGAAACGATAATGGAACTGCTACCAGGTTATTTTAGCAATTAAGTTGTCAGGATTGCACTTATCAACAAAGAGGCCGAATCAGAAGGAAACCTAGGTAAAAGTTGTACAGATAATGAATCAAATGAATTGAGAATTTATTTGAAGTTAGGTTTTGAGATGTATACCAGTAACGAAATATGATCTTTGAAAGTCCTCCTTGATTGTCTCCACTACAGCAACACGAGATATAGCACCTTCTTCATCGGGTATAAACTTGGGAGATGGATTTGAAACATTTACAGACGGCGGCGATCGGAGGATAGAAGCGGCTATACCGAGAAGTTCGGAACTATACCAGGCCGCCTTAAGAAGAACATTTTTCGGCTCCGTTTCGCGCTTGGAAGGTGTGATGATAGTTTCCTTTGTCGAATTATCTCCGCCAGATCGGATATTGCAAGTTCTTCGGTGTTGATTATGTGAAGTTGATACTGCGTAACGATGGAGATGATAGAGATTCGAGGTCTGAGTAGATGCTAAGAGAGACGTGACCATCTCTATACTTGGCGCGGGAGATCGGcaagagaagagaaagagagtAGTGTTGATAGTTAGTGTGATTCCCGCGTCCCAGCCTTTCTTAGAAATATCTTTGGTATTAGGAGCGAGAATAGCCTCATATAgggtataatattattttatttattatatagataaatttaagATAGAACTATATAGGGAGTAAATTTTCTCTCATTCATTTCGAATCAGCACGGGAATACGTGATTAAACTTACaaaaattgaagttttaaacttaaaaaattgaagtttttcACTTTGTTAAGTATATTTGTGGGCGATGTGTTTAACCTATAAGAATTAGTCTATTAATAGTTAAATGTGTTCGCGGGTTATGAATTTAACACGTGAAGATTAAtcggttaaatggttaagtaaGTTTGCGAGTTATGTGTTTAACCCGTCATGATTAATTGGGTGGAGAACGAGAATGAATGACTTTGcatcaattaattgaaaaaagaaaaaatgtaaaaaaaagagataaattattttatgaaaaatgataaattcaacGAAAGATTCAACGAAAGCATGTCCACGAATCCGACGTGACCTGTCAAGTTGTCCCACGTTCCGAAAGCGCTCATTTCGAATCCcaaaaccactcatttcgggtcacAAAATGGTTATTTCGAGACCCAAAAAGACCGTTTTGAGACCCGAAATGACCGTTTTGGGACCCAAAATGAccgtttcgggacctgaaataaGCATTTCgagacattttgaaaattttctctcttctacCTACGTGTAATGCCACATTGATTCGTGGACTTATTTTCATTGAATCTTttgttgagtttatcatttttcttattttttattttcttatttttgtagttcattttattttcttctcattttaaattctttaaagtttactcttttttttagaATCAGAATAATTTATCACAAAcattataaacattatatagACAACAAGTTTTATTAATcctgaaatttataaatagttgAAATACACtctatataaattttcaaataattattttgaatttgttatgaatttttaattttcaaaactattttcaattaaaattagaaatttcctctctttttttttttatcaaactttgaaataaaattgtatGCTACTTTACCGCCATTAAACTTGTGTTAgattattacaataaaattagtaataaaatTAGTCCTTCTATTGAATATGggcaatattaaaaataagtattacAAGATAAAGTGCacaatactatataaataatatatatctaatacaattttaattctaactattaataaaaaaaataaaaaaattgttttaataagctattaaattaaatcatttatctTTTGatctattaatttgtatttttattgtttaaataatttaatttatcttttttttaaaatagtggAATAAATGAAATGACAATTAAAATCTCAATCTTTTActccttttaaattaattaagcttttattattttaaatttataatcttcAAATCTTagaagtttataaattattcaattcTATTATTtgagagaaacaaaataaatttgtatttacatataaaattattactcaatcaaataaatgaattcatataattaatttataaatataacttcTTGTagtatcatttatttattattattatgttaattgattttagatttaattatataaataataataatatataactaatattaatttaaaaacaaattttactcTAGCGACAACAAAATCTAACGACAACAAGAGGTAAATATCGCAGCATGCTGGATTCGAGCATGTCAGACGACAAATTTTGCGCTGATTAAGTGTGTTGGTGGACTATGTGCTTAACACTCTTTGGCTaccttttttaaattaaacgatataagtaaaaaaattaagtttgaagATCTTGAAactatttataagaatatatgattttataaacatataatattaaatatggaAAAGGAAAATTGTAAactgtattattatttttacattctCATAGACTagataaagttttattttgacAAAAACAAGTTGATGACATTAAGCCTTCAGCAAACCTAATTTAATAAACTTCCTTTGTTTTTCAGTTACCCAACATAGACATTTAAGCCAGCCCAATTTAAGAAACTCTATTTTTTCCCAACTATTCGATATAGATAACTCAATATTCGTTAGTTCAATTCACAACAATCATCGTGAATGATCTTTTCTTCATTAGTTATCGAATTTCAACTTTTACGGCTTTAGtttttttcctttcaaaaaagttattttaacatttttttttattgacgaATCACTTTTTTTTGTCGACAAACCACTTTTTCTTTTACGATTACAAAATAACAAACCACTTTTTCTTTTACGATTACAAAATAATCTTACTCTACACCTTGAAGACTATAAAAATCACCAAGCCATCCTCTGATCTAATAAACATTTTCCAAGTAAACTAGTGCAAACACCTCTCCCTTCCAATTTCACCAGAGCTGAGATTATAGCTTCCTCTATCTAAACTTGTTCcattttaatatcttttccttttccaattTTATCTATACTCTCCCAGCATCATTTCCTGGAAAGCTTCACGAGCAAATCCACTCCTTCTTTTGTGCAGAATCAAGTTTATTACCATTCTTCTGAATTCTTCTTGTTATCCAATTCTTGATGTCTTGGATCAACCTTCTCTGCTTCAGGTTGATTCTCAACATCTAAGTAATTTGGCTGCTGGGTTAAACCTTTTTGTTCATCCATTTCTTTCAATCCCCTATCAGATTTATCTTCAGATCATCATGATCAATTCTTTGAACTTCattctctttctttttgttACCCATGTCCACTCATTTCATCAATGGATTTCTCAACACTAAATTATTCTAATATTTCATCAAGATTGTTAATTTGTCTGAAACCTCCTCCTCAGCCTCTGTTCAAGTCCAGTTACTTGCAGGACAGAAACTAAACCAGCAATCATAAGCATTGTTTTAGCCGTTGCATTGAATGATTTCTTAGCTTCACAATCTGAAGGATTCTTCTCCTCCTCTGATTGAACTGTAGATATATATGATGATTCCATTTCGACCAAACTATCATGGACTGAAAAGTGAGATTCTGATAGGGTGGATGACTCCTTCATCTTCTTTGCCGACGCCATTTGCTTCAGCGCCCTTTGAACGAATCCCATCACTGTATTCATTCTCTTTCTCTGCACCTTGCTGTAATTTGTTCACCGTCTGCTGAGTCGATGCTTTGTGAATGCAGTTGGTGATCTTGGTCCTGAGTTCCGAAGGTCGATATATGGCCAATTGAATGCCATCTTCATCATTCTCCCTCTCTTTCTGTAACTCTCACTCAGTTTCTTGGTGGAATCATCGCCATCAACATGGGTTTATGAACTTCAACACTGATCTCCTTACCCATATTTTAAATGAACAGAACATTTAAATAACAACAATTCATTAAACTATGATGAAATTCATACACTTAAAAAAGTAAACAATTTTCTGCttaagaaaaagagaagaagaacaaaTAGAAAATACAACAATGGAAATGAACCTTTCCGACTTACAATAAACTAAATCAGTTTATCTCCGGGATTTGGTTTTGGATTTGGAATCAAAGTGGTGAGATttgagcttcttcttcttcaactgagGTCCACTGCTTCCTCCTCCTCCCTCTCGGAAAGGCATTCCCATTAGAGCAAGAAGTTTAAAGGCTTCTTTATCTGTATTAGCAGTTGTTGTAATGCAAACATCCATTCCTCTAGGCTTTCCAAGAATATCAAATCTGAGTTCTGGAAAAACTGTTTGTTCTTTGAACCCAATGCTATAGTTACCATGCCCGTCAAAGCTGTTAGGGTTTACACCTTGGAAATCTCTTGTCCTAGGCAACCCCAGATTGATAAGTCGATCCAAAAATGAATACATTACCTATAACAAGTTCATGAAATGCTTTACAACATTGCAATGGAAAACCTTTTCATGTTGGGGTTATGAAAATgtgggttatttgggtaaaaatgaaaactatatatattttttaaaacaaaattgagGGTAATTTCGTATTcgttgataatttgaatgatatgATTGTTAACATGATGGACGAAGAGATGGTGGGTTAGTTGaggattattcaaataacccaatatgAACAAGGAAGGTTATCTATCCTCTATTGGTGCCATATTCAGATTAGGAATTGGCCCCAACACCTTAACCTAGAATAATCAAGTTACTTTCAGTAAGAATAGAACTTCGTATCTCAACTTTTTAGTTCAAAACTCTAACCAGTTAATTGCTTTACAATTAATGAATGGGGATTAGATAATTCTAAGATTCTAATCAATCCACATTGATGAAGATGTTCAATTGCTTTCTTTATACAAGTCTGTCCTTTGACTTGTATAAGCTTTGAGGGTTCCTTttcatttcaaaaatccaaaagaaaaaacattaagGCGGATGAAGATAAACTATTGCAGAAAGCCCAAATTCATGTGAAAGTGGTGCAAGAATCATAATatgggttttttttttctattcattCACTTTGGCTTCACAACTATCTTGAGCATGTTAATGAAGGCACATCTCATAGAAATGGAGTGACACATTACTACAGCTCTAAAGGAAGTTACAAACCTACTAGATCCCAATTTCTTAAAATAGTCAGCTTTCTTCCTATCACAGTTAACACAAGGAAGATGTTCATCTCAGGCAAAACCTTGTCAAAGAACCAAATTTATTCAGCATTTTAACAGATAAAGACCTAATCTATTCAAACTAAAGCCCTTAcagatgaaataaaaaagacTCACATTTCCTCTGAGAGTGACTGCCATTCCAATTGGTTGGCCTTCTCTAAGCTTAAAGGTAGCAATGGCTTTCTTGGCTCGTGTTTTCACAGGCCTCTGACCTGTTATAATAGCTAAGTCATTCACTGCTGCATCCAAACCTTTTGAGTTCTGTGCTGCATCTCCAACACCACAGTTTACAACTATCTTCTCAATCTTTGGAACCTacaagaaaaaaacaattttacaaaTAGAATAAGTTACACATTTAAAATCATTCTTCAAACAACTTcacaaaataagtttatttcttCTAATTAAAAGTAGAATCAACATCTATCAAACAAGAAGAGACTAAATAGAATGTTATGATTACATATAGCAGAAAGACTCGATTTTCATATCCTTCACTCGTCCAATTGTAATTCTAGAGAATGCATTGCGTGTTTTGTATATTTTCATCATAATCATAGGAAACAGCAGTTATAATATAAGAAATGATGAATGAACCTGATGAATGTTGGTGTAAGAGAACTCTTCTTTGAGAACAGGAACAATTTTCTCGAGATATGTGGTCTTAAGACGTTGGACAGTCACCGCTTCCGACTTATCCACCAGAACTATTTCAGTTTCCGACCTAACAGAGAGGGATCCGGTCCTCTGTTTAGGAGTTACGCAAGGGAACCGGGCGGTATGGAGTAGAAGTTGGCCGTGTAAAGAAGAGGCTGTAGACTGTAAGAGCATGGAAGATGCcattggagaagaagaagagaatggaTAGACCTCCAAAAAGCCTCAATAATCTAACGGGAGCAAGATAAGCCTGTCAAtcactaaatataaaaaagaaccTATTTTTTCAGTCATATTTACAAACTTacctcttatttttttttttaaattttttttttcagtttcattttattattgttaaaggAACTAGTAAAATATCCTACGTTTGTacggaaaaaaatataaatgaaatttttatatgatatttaattcaatatgtttatatataatgaaagaaaatatttatataaaattaataataaaataatatatatatttatattaaaagaaaatatatatacatatatgaacttacaatattttaattttttttataaacgtac is part of the Impatiens glandulifera chromosome 1, dImpGla2.1, whole genome shotgun sequence genome and encodes:
- the LOC124919420 gene encoding uncharacterized protein LOC124919420 isoform X2, with the protein product MVTSLLASTQTSNLYHLHRYAVSTSHNQHRRTCNIRSGGDNSTKETIITPSKRETEPKNVLLKAAWYSSELLGIAASILRSPPSVNVSNPSPKFIPDEEGAISRVAVVETIKEDFQRSYFVTGNLTLDAYEEECEFADPAGSFRGLRRFKRNCTNFGSLIEKSNMKLMKWEDFEDKGIGHWRFSCVLSFPWKPILSGIKRCQAPSFSISFIPASRNSSLQQSSSLPIEKA
- the LOC124919421 gene encoding 50S ribosomal protein L5, chloroplastic — encoded protein: MASSMLLQSTASSLHGQLLLHTARFPCVTPKQRTGSLSVRSETEIVLVDKSEAVTVQRLKTTYLEKIVPVLKEEFSYTNIHQVPKIEKIVVNCGVGDAAQNSKGLDAAVNDLAIITGQRPVKTRAKKAIATFKLREGQPIGMAVTLRGNVMYSFLDRLINLGLPRTRDFQGVNPNSFDGHGNYSIGFKEQTVFPELRFDILGKPRGMDVCITTTANTDKEAFKLLALMGMPFREGGGGSSGPQLKKKKLKSHHFDSKSKTKSRR
- the LOC124919420 gene encoding uncharacterized protein LOC124919420 isoform X3, whose product is MVTSLLASTQTSNLYHLHRYAVSTSHNQHRRTCNIRSGGDNSTKETIITPSKRETEPKNVLLKAAWYSSELLGIAASILRSPPSVNVSNPSPKFIPDEEGAISRVAVVETIKEDFQRSYFVTGNLTLDAYEEECEFADPAGSFRGLRRFKRNCTNFGSLIEKSNMKLMKWEDFEDKGIGHWRFSCVLSFPWKPILSAKLFVAN
- the LOC124919420 gene encoding uncharacterized protein LOC124919420 isoform X1 → MVTSLLASTQTSNLYHLHRYAVSTSHNQHRRTCNIRSGGDNSTKETIITPSKRETEPKNVLLKAAWYSSELLGIAASILRSPPSVNVSNPSPKFIPDEEGAISRVAVVETIKEDFQRSYFVTGNLTLDAYEEECEFADPAGSFRGLRRFKRNCTNFGSLIEKSNMKLMKWEDFEDKGIGHWRFSCVLSFPWKPILSATGFTEYFFDTRSGKVSRHVEHWNVPKMALFKQILRPSRSR